One genomic region from Chthonomonas calidirosea T49 encodes:
- a CDS encoding Gfo/Idh/MocA family protein → MASTEPVRIGIMSFAHLHADSYAHCIVSRPDTELVGIADHDPERARRKAEQFQTQAFPDYEALLADSRVQAVVICSENARHRKLTEMAAAAGKHVLCEKPIATSMADGEAMIAACKAAGVQLMISFPCRYSPVMQRLKARLDRGDAGTILAFRGTNRGRNPGGWFNILSESGGGATIDHTVHVVDLMRWLTHSEVKQVYAEISNGIEHKPFDDVSFLSLTFDNGVFATLDASWSRPKCFPTWGDVTLEVVTDKGTLSMDMFSQNLVLYSDRDRSITWHNWGGNMDDGLIGAFAESVRENKPAPITGEDGLRAVEVAFAAYRSAERVAPVTLPLEAS, encoded by the coding sequence ATGGCTTCGACGGAACCGGTGCGCATCGGAATCATGTCGTTTGCGCATCTTCATGCGGATAGTTACGCCCACTGTATTGTCTCGCGCCCCGATACGGAGCTTGTTGGGATCGCCGATCACGACCCAGAACGGGCGCGCAGGAAAGCGGAGCAGTTTCAAACTCAGGCCTTTCCCGATTATGAAGCGCTCTTGGCCGATTCGCGCGTGCAGGCTGTCGTCATCTGCAGTGAGAACGCTCGCCATCGCAAGCTCACCGAGATGGCGGCAGCAGCGGGCAAACATGTGCTCTGCGAAAAGCCCATCGCGACCTCGATGGCTGATGGCGAGGCCATGATCGCTGCCTGTAAAGCAGCTGGAGTGCAGCTGATGATCTCCTTTCCCTGCCGCTACTCTCCGGTGATGCAGCGCCTAAAAGCTCGCCTCGATCGAGGGGATGCCGGCACGATCCTGGCCTTTCGGGGCACCAATCGTGGGCGCAACCCTGGTGGATGGTTCAACATTCTCTCCGAATCGGGCGGTGGGGCCACTATCGATCACACTGTGCATGTGGTAGACCTTATGCGGTGGCTGACGCACTCGGAAGTTAAGCAGGTCTATGCAGAGATCAGCAACGGCATAGAGCATAAACCGTTTGACGACGTAAGCTTTCTAAGCCTCACGTTCGATAACGGCGTCTTTGCTACCCTAGATGCCTCCTGGTCACGCCCTAAATGCTTTCCCACTTGGGGTGACGTTACCTTAGAGGTAGTTACTGATAAGGGCACTCTTTCAATGGATATGTTTAGCCAAAACCTTGTGCTCTATTCAGATCGTGACAGAAGCATTACCTGGCATAACTGGGGCGGCAATATGGATGACGGTCTGATTGGCGCTTTCGCCGAATCCGTTCGCGAGAACAAGCCAGCTCCTATTACCGGTGAGGATGGTTTGCGTGCCGTTGAGGTGGCCTTTGCTGCTTACCGTTCCGCAGAGCGTGTAGCCCCTGTAACCCTGCCACTTGAAGCCTCCTGA
- a CDS encoding glycoside hydrolase family 38 C-terminal domain-containing protein — MERIIHLVFNAHIDPVWLWPWQAGLDEVLATLRSACEQLEAHPDLIFTQGEAWAFYQVEQIDPKLFERIRLYVQEGRWEIAGGWWIQPDCNLPSIWGLEKQIVLGRRYLEEKFGFFPRVAYNIDSFGHAATLPRLLRKFGQDCYVMMRPQEHEMPLPARLFRWRGFEGDPEITVFRIARAYTTRDITLEHVKAALSELPDGIEHTMCFVGLGDHGGGPTERQIAWCRKHATAISGWRMIFSSPRRFFEAISAQRERLPLVTGELQHHAIGCYSVYRPIKTAIRRAEHRLRQAELLLTDWQEPRNGASSAQYGRAWQRVCFAHFHDTLGGTCIPSAYPTILEQVGAATADAEEALHIELRKRLQTFAADECQRVIAMNASDSPFEGYIEHEPWLDWQAWPANMQLVDTEGQPIPFQLMEPEACSHGLTRLLFRTRLQPCEVRTVARIVPNATPAAVTSGITISEHVICNDCGVGCSAKRLQFNDSLSLRAPDLDLLEDPTDTWSHGIDRYVEQPIGKALWEEPVVLDRGPLLGSFLQEGQLCSSPIRAEWRVYVGEEFVELRLSLCWMEPRKVLKLVIPLPCPAVRRYDGIPGGWLERANDGAERPIRDAMLILLDDGSQLGIVCPDVFAADATSERVRLTLLRNALMAHHDPHPGTSARAELSDRGVHRFRFRFFYKWGDLSSYPDLTLRQLDSHALMLHRPPLLADLTRGMRREC, encoded by the coding sequence TTGGAGAGGATCATCCACCTGGTTTTCAATGCCCATATAGACCCCGTTTGGCTATGGCCTTGGCAAGCTGGACTGGATGAGGTGCTGGCGACGTTACGGAGTGCCTGCGAACAACTTGAGGCGCACCCTGATCTGATCTTCACACAAGGCGAAGCATGGGCTTTCTACCAAGTAGAGCAGATAGACCCAAAGCTGTTTGAGCGAATCCGCCTTTATGTACAAGAGGGGCGTTGGGAGATCGCCGGAGGATGGTGGATTCAACCGGACTGCAATCTGCCGAGCATTTGGGGGCTTGAAAAACAGATCGTTCTCGGCAGGCGCTACTTAGAAGAGAAGTTCGGCTTTTTCCCGCGTGTTGCTTATAATATCGACTCCTTCGGCCATGCCGCCACGTTACCAAGACTCTTGAGGAAATTCGGCCAAGACTGCTATGTGATGATGCGTCCTCAAGAACACGAGATGCCCCTGCCTGCCCGTCTTTTCCGTTGGCGTGGGTTTGAAGGCGATCCGGAGATTACGGTCTTTCGCATTGCGCGTGCTTATACAACGCGCGATATTACTTTGGAGCATGTGAAGGCCGCGCTCTCCGAACTACCGGATGGCATAGAGCACACAATGTGCTTTGTGGGTTTGGGCGATCATGGCGGCGGCCCCACAGAGCGCCAAATTGCCTGGTGTAGGAAGCACGCAACAGCCATCTCTGGCTGGCGAATGATCTTCTCTTCTCCTCGTCGGTTTTTTGAGGCTATATCTGCGCAGCGCGAGCGTCTACCCCTTGTAACCGGCGAACTTCAACACCATGCTATTGGCTGCTATAGTGTGTATCGGCCTATTAAAACTGCTATTAGGAGAGCCGAGCATCGCTTGCGACAAGCCGAGCTCCTCCTAACAGATTGGCAGGAGCCTCGAAACGGCGCTTCAAGCGCGCAATATGGGCGCGCTTGGCAGCGCGTCTGCTTCGCTCACTTTCACGACACCTTAGGAGGTACGTGCATTCCTTCCGCTTATCCAACGATCCTCGAACAGGTTGGAGCGGCTACGGCTGATGCGGAGGAAGCGCTGCACATTGAGTTACGCAAACGCCTTCAAACGTTTGCTGCAGATGAGTGCCAAAGAGTTATCGCGATGAACGCCTCCGATAGTCCCTTCGAGGGCTACATCGAGCATGAGCCTTGGCTCGACTGGCAGGCATGGCCTGCAAATATGCAGCTTGTGGATACGGAAGGACAGCCGATCCCCTTTCAGCTTATGGAGCCAGAAGCCTGTTCACACGGGCTTACCCGCCTGCTTTTTCGGACACGTTTACAGCCGTGCGAGGTACGAACCGTCGCACGCATCGTGCCCAATGCAACACCTGCTGCAGTAACATCGGGAATTACGATAAGCGAACATGTAATTTGTAACGATTGCGGGGTGGGCTGTAGCGCTAAGCGCCTTCAGTTCAACGACTCTCTATCGTTACGAGCGCCCGATCTCGACCTTTTGGAGGATCCTACAGATACGTGGTCTCATGGAATCGACCGCTATGTCGAACAGCCTATCGGAAAAGCGTTATGGGAAGAGCCTGTCGTCTTGGATCGAGGACCTCTTCTGGGGTCGTTCCTTCAAGAGGGGCAACTTTGCTCAAGTCCTATAAGGGCCGAGTGGCGTGTATATGTAGGAGAAGAGTTTGTGGAACTACGTCTCAGCCTCTGTTGGATGGAACCGAGGAAGGTGCTTAAACTTGTTATCCCCCTTCCTTGCCCGGCAGTAAGGCGATACGATGGTATTCCTGGAGGATGGTTAGAGCGGGCGAATGATGGAGCTGAACGGCCGATCCGTGATGCCATGTTGATTCTCCTTGACGATGGTTCCCAGTTAGGAATCGTCTGTCCGGACGTTTTTGCTGCCGATGCCACCTCGGAGCGCGTACGACTAACCCTCCTACGCAACGCGCTTATGGCGCACCACGATCCGCATCCTGGTACCTCTGCTCGTGCCGAACTGTCAGACAGAGGAGTCCATCGGTTCCGGTTCCGCTTTTTTTACAAATGGGGCGATCTCTCTTCTTATCCCGATCTGACCTTGAGGCAATTAGATAGCCACGCCCTGATGCTCCATCGTCCGCCTTTGCTAGCCGATCTGACTCGAGGAATGCGTCGGGAATGTTAA
- a CDS encoding phytanoyl-CoA dioxygenase family protein produces MTLSAATFQPTTMRVEDIELHADTLDPQKAAALYHTHGCFVVRGLMKPYLLEIQRDIEAAAQQAIALLEQAVKVPEGWVTPDGTLFLPAPPNFPRDKQIMVLAFNYTTSAAFFRSAFDERVLDIAEAILGPNIELFINGQCLYKEPVGGHPKNLHQDSAYFEHRYEGPVACLSYVVDTDLVNGALHVVPGSHRLGTLPHIDTFSHLGLDERDWPWERTLPIIGEAGDSIFFHVRTIHGSQVNRSNKPRPVFIHRYRAAEDYVIIGATTVENRQEAEKRAAEARKENQKGLMVRGFRTYHPMRS; encoded by the coding sequence ATGACCCTATCTGCTGCAACTTTCCAACCCACAACCATGCGCGTGGAGGATATTGAGCTGCACGCCGATACGCTCGACCCGCAGAAGGCGGCAGCTCTTTACCACACGCACGGCTGTTTCGTAGTTCGAGGGCTTATGAAGCCCTACTTGCTCGAGATACAACGGGATATCGAAGCGGCCGCACAACAGGCCATTGCGCTGCTGGAACAGGCGGTGAAGGTTCCTGAGGGATGGGTAACACCCGATGGAACCCTCTTTCTGCCAGCCCCGCCCAACTTCCCGCGCGATAAGCAGATCATGGTTTTGGCGTTCAACTACACCACCAGTGCCGCTTTTTTCCGCAGTGCTTTCGACGAACGTGTCCTAGATATCGCCGAGGCTATTCTTGGCCCTAACATCGAGCTGTTCATAAACGGACAGTGTCTCTATAAAGAGCCGGTTGGCGGGCATCCTAAAAACCTTCATCAGGATTCGGCCTACTTCGAGCATCGTTACGAAGGGCCTGTGGCCTGTTTGAGCTATGTGGTGGATACCGACTTGGTTAATGGAGCTTTGCATGTGGTGCCCGGTTCGCATCGGCTAGGTACGCTGCCCCACATAGACACCTTTTCCCATCTCGGCCTTGACGAGCGCGATTGGCCATGGGAGCGCACGCTACCCATTATCGGGGAGGCAGGCGATTCCATCTTCTTCCACGTGCGCACTATTCACGGCTCGCAGGTGAATCGCTCCAACAAGCCCCGCCCCGTGTTTATCCATCGTTACCGCGCTGCCGAGGACTATGTGATTATAGGGGCAACGACGGTAGAGAACCGTCAGGAGGCCGAAAAGCGCGCTGCCGAGGCACGCAAAGAGAACCAAAAGGGTCTAATGGTACGCGGCTTCCGCACTTATCATCCCATGCGCAGCTAA
- a CDS encoding ThuA domain-containing protein — MKHLLVVTVTKGFRHDSIPVAEQVIQMLGEKTGEWDTDFVRTDEEMQEKMTPEALKKYDAVVFANTTGVLPLPDPQGFLDYIKDGHGFVGMHSASDTFHTWPGQQDGVSEYIQMLGGEFLTHHAQSVADIHIEDTHFPGIRELIAEGEKAGGGPNTPVEQLQQGHSVVYDHTWLVFDEMYILKNNDRTKVHVILSMNHYPNDGSPDAGKPGDHLIAWCKSYGKGRVFYTVLGHRQEMWHDPLYQQLILGGIRFALGLAHANTKPSPPLSTAGK; from the coding sequence ATGAAGCACCTTTTGGTTGTTACCGTCACTAAAGGCTTTCGGCACGATAGCATCCCCGTGGCGGAGCAGGTGATCCAGATGTTGGGGGAGAAGACCGGTGAGTGGGACACCGATTTCGTGCGCACCGATGAGGAGATGCAGGAGAAGATGACTCCGGAAGCCCTCAAAAAGTACGACGCGGTGGTGTTTGCCAACACCACCGGTGTGCTGCCGCTACCCGATCCGCAAGGTTTCCTCGACTATATCAAAGACGGACACGGATTTGTGGGGATGCATTCAGCCAGCGATACCTTCCACACTTGGCCTGGCCAGCAGGATGGGGTTTCGGAGTACATTCAGATGTTAGGTGGTGAATTCCTCACCCATCATGCGCAGAGTGTTGCCGATATCCACATTGAAGATACCCACTTCCCCGGCATTCGCGAGCTGATAGCGGAGGGAGAAAAGGCTGGTGGAGGGCCTAATACGCCGGTTGAACAGCTGCAGCAGGGCCATAGTGTGGTTTACGACCACACCTGGCTCGTCTTTGACGAGATGTACATTCTCAAGAACAACGATCGCACCAAAGTACACGTTATTCTCTCCATGAACCACTACCCGAACGATGGCAGCCCCGATGCCGGTAAGCCGGGCGACCATCTCATCGCATGGTGCAAGAGTTACGGCAAGGGGCGTGTCTTCTATACCGTGCTTGGCCACCGACAAGAGATGTGGCACGATCCGCTCTATCAGCAGCTGATTTTAGGCGGCATTCGCTTTGCCCTAGGTCTTGCTCACGCCAACACAAAACCCAGCCCCCCTCTTTCTACAGCAGGGAAATAA
- a CDS encoding PepSY domain-containing protein: MSLRSTLGLMFTFGAAIMLSTVALAQKHPTRTKHAAPMAKISAAQAKQIALKRYHGRVVGKVALENEEGVWQYSVMVRSGKTLREVMVDAKTGKIDSVEVTTAAKERAEAKADKARANAHRSPKSPKKP; this comes from the coding sequence GTGTCGTTACGATCGACTCTTGGGTTGATGTTTACCTTTGGAGCGGCGATCATGCTCTCTACGGTTGCGCTTGCGCAAAAACATCCTACTCGTACAAAGCATGCTGCCCCTATGGCCAAAATAAGCGCGGCTCAAGCAAAACAGATCGCGCTGAAACGCTATCACGGCCGCGTCGTCGGTAAGGTAGCTTTGGAAAATGAGGAGGGAGTTTGGCAGTATAGCGTGATGGTGCGCTCGGGCAAAACCTTGCGAGAGGTGATGGTGGATGCGAAGACGGGCAAAATAGACAGTGTGGAGGTAACAACGGCTGCCAAGGAAAGGGCAGAAGCGAAAGCGGATAAGGCTAGAGCCAATGCCCATCGCTCTCCAAAATCCCCGAAAAAGCCCTAA
- a CDS encoding alpha amylase N-terminal ig-like domain-containing protein, protein MYQQWFPKRRFVAIAQGATLGWILAQAGLQPVKALHHPQVTTQAMPPSKAPFTRAITFRYVPTQPAQTVCVAGTFNDWNKSSYPLKLQPDGKTWVGTYAIPPGVYYYRFVINGDTWVSDPNAPGVDDGNSNINSLLVVEPEDYDRYPARVGDGVITPSAVLHHPDRSDITRLGERRFAFALRTRHNDVAQCFVLLEKANGEVTAHPMEIVLKDPLYDRWRGSVDIPSLKPIHYAFLLKDGPTTLRYDASGHLAAANTPPRWFTLQPTAYPLLVTPLWPRDAVFYQIFPDRFANGDPSNDGPDVQPWGSKPTGTNRMGGDLMGVLQHLDYLKDLGINAIYFNPLFTARSNHGYDTTDYYHVDPRFGTNALLRKLVDRVHAMGWHVILDGVFNHTGIDFFAFKSLREEGPRSPYRDWYFIYKFPIVVAEGQRTYEGWFGVPWLPKLNQANPATRDYFLHVGTYWIREAHIDGWRLDAADQVVPSFWKAFRKAVKSANPNAYLVGEIWGDAHAWLQGDEFDSVMDYPWRAAVLDFFVFDTSSPSRFDQQLAQIRDSYPPAANAVLFNLLGSHDTVRLRTLCQDNWPKERQAVLFQMTYPGTPCVYYGDEIGMEGGKDPDDRRCMEWNPKKWNRTILQFFKQAIALRRNTPALRYGDYRTIIADDASGLFGFERTWQRSRVLVLFNRSDRSLQQTLPLNEPPQSRLSSMHNFLRTLLATNRARATWKDNLLQIQLGPRGAIVLETQQAPKEPARTVLSAKTRSRVGR, encoded by the coding sequence ATGTATCAGCAGTGGTTTCCGAAACGCCGCTTTGTAGCGATTGCCCAAGGAGCAACGCTCGGTTGGATATTGGCACAAGCCGGTCTACAGCCGGTAAAAGCCCTGCATCACCCACAAGTCACAACACAAGCCATGCCCCCTTCCAAAGCGCCTTTTACACGTGCCATTACTTTCCGTTACGTCCCAACCCAACCGGCTCAAACTGTGTGCGTGGCCGGCACCTTCAACGACTGGAATAAGTCCTCCTACCCGCTAAAACTCCAGCCAGATGGCAAAACATGGGTCGGCACCTACGCCATTCCGCCAGGGGTCTACTACTACCGCTTCGTTATTAACGGTGATACATGGGTCAGCGACCCTAATGCCCCCGGCGTAGACGATGGCAACTCCAACATCAACTCCTTGCTCGTAGTAGAACCAGAAGACTACGATCGGTATCCAGCTCGCGTAGGCGATGGTGTCATCACCCCCTCCGCCGTTCTCCACCACCCCGATCGATCCGACATCACTCGGCTTGGAGAGCGCCGCTTTGCGTTTGCGCTTCGCACACGCCATAACGATGTGGCCCAATGTTTTGTTCTCCTCGAGAAGGCAAATGGTGAGGTCACCGCTCATCCTATGGAGATCGTGCTTAAAGACCCCCTATACGACCGCTGGAGGGGCAGCGTGGACATTCCATCTCTTAAACCGATACACTACGCTTTTCTCCTAAAGGATGGCCCTACCACGTTGCGCTACGATGCCTCCGGACACTTGGCGGCTGCAAACACACCCCCACGTTGGTTTACTCTGCAACCTACTGCCTACCCTCTTCTGGTAACGCCCCTATGGCCTCGTGACGCCGTTTTCTACCAGATTTTCCCCGACCGTTTTGCCAATGGCGACCCCTCCAACGACGGGCCCGATGTGCAACCGTGGGGCTCTAAACCTACCGGAACCAATCGCATGGGCGGCGACCTGATGGGCGTTTTACAGCACCTTGACTATCTCAAAGATTTAGGCATTAACGCTATCTACTTTAATCCCCTGTTCACCGCGCGCAGCAACCATGGGTATGATACTACCGACTACTACCATGTTGATCCACGATTTGGTACTAACGCTCTGCTCCGCAAGCTCGTGGATAGGGTACACGCCATGGGCTGGCACGTGATCCTCGACGGGGTATTCAATCATACCGGCATAGACTTTTTTGCATTCAAAAGCCTTCGAGAGGAGGGCCCGCGCTCCCCTTACCGCGACTGGTACTTCATCTACAAATTCCCCATTGTAGTTGCCGAAGGACAGCGAACCTATGAAGGCTGGTTCGGAGTGCCTTGGCTACCTAAATTGAACCAGGCGAACCCGGCCACACGCGATTACTTCCTGCATGTTGGCACCTACTGGATACGCGAGGCGCATATAGACGGTTGGCGTCTCGATGCTGCCGACCAGGTGGTGCCCTCTTTCTGGAAAGCGTTTCGTAAAGCGGTGAAAAGTGCTAATCCCAACGCCTATCTTGTGGGCGAAATTTGGGGCGACGCGCATGCCTGGCTACAGGGCGATGAGTTCGATAGCGTGATGGACTACCCGTGGCGTGCCGCCGTGCTCGACTTCTTTGTGTTCGACACCAGCTCACCCTCTCGCTTCGACCAACAGCTTGCTCAAATCCGCGATTCCTACCCACCTGCCGCTAATGCCGTTCTCTTTAACCTGCTTGGCAGCCATGATACCGTGCGCCTTCGCACGCTTTGCCAAGATAATTGGCCTAAGGAACGCCAAGCCGTCCTTTTCCAGATGACCTACCCCGGCACGCCTTGTGTCTACTACGGAGACGAGATCGGCATGGAGGGCGGTAAAGATCCCGACGATCGACGTTGCATGGAGTGGAACCCGAAAAAGTGGAACCGCACCATCCTTCAGTTCTTTAAACAGGCCATTGCCCTACGTCGCAATACTCCTGCCCTACGCTATGGCGATTATCGGACGATCATCGCTGATGATGCCAGTGGGCTATTCGGCTTTGAGCGCACTTGGCAGCGGAGTCGCGTTCTCGTGCTGTTCAATCGAAGCGACCGGAGCCTTCAGCAAACCCTCCCTCTCAACGAACCACCCCAAAGCCGGCTTTCCTCTATGCACAACTTCCTTCGTACGCTCCTTGCCACAAATCGTGCGAGGGCCACATGGAAAGACAATCTTTTGCAGATTCAGCTGGGACCACGTGGAGCTATTGTGCTGGAGACCCAACAAGCTCCTAAAGAGCCTGCACGCACCGTGTTAAGCGCTAAAACTCGAAGCCGAGTTGGGCGATGA
- a CDS encoding NADH-quinone oxidoreductase subunit N: MTNSQSLHALLPVLIVGITGILVMIAEPCMSWWWQDRRAPSRWLSSSLSLIGIGLAACYAVAQINAYARNIYAFNGALVIDHFSLSVSLVLLTSAALAVLLAMNYLEEHKLNLGEYYALILFSTVGGMLMAMANDLIVLFVALETLSLALYVMAGFLRTSARSEEAALKYFLLGAFAAGFFLYGTALIYGGSAQAAGMGGTTSLSEIAFRLQHGEPTFLLMAGMALVLIGLGFKAALVPFHMWTPDVYEGAPTSASAYMACTAKVAAFAALLRFLWVMAPAHAFWIGAVEIIAVLSMFVGNLLAITQENVKRMLAYSSIAHAGYLTTALAAITSTSAQGAAFSAALFYLLAYTLMTMGAFGVLVYLSRRGHDCQTLTDLRGIVQREPIAAYLLAIFMLSLGGIPPTMGFVGKWLLFVATLQAGLPGLAIALALASLIAAYYYLRVIWAACFQEPLEAAPASSEPLPTWATASICISAVFTLLLGIVPVFVNTLMTAGRSMFR; this comes from the coding sequence ATGACGAATTCGCAAAGCCTACACGCCCTTCTGCCCGTTCTCATTGTAGGAATAACCGGCATTCTTGTGATGATTGCCGAGCCTTGCATGTCTTGGTGGTGGCAAGACCGACGCGCTCCCTCGCGTTGGCTTAGCAGTAGCCTCAGCCTTATCGGCATTGGCCTTGCTGCCTGTTATGCCGTCGCCCAGATCAATGCCTATGCGAGAAACATCTACGCCTTCAACGGAGCTTTGGTGATCGATCATTTTTCCCTATCGGTGAGCCTTGTGCTGCTAACGTCGGCCGCTTTGGCCGTCCTGCTAGCCATGAACTATCTGGAAGAGCACAAGCTGAACTTGGGAGAGTACTATGCTCTCATCCTCTTCTCGACGGTAGGGGGAATGCTGATGGCGATGGCCAACGATCTCATCGTGCTGTTTGTGGCCTTAGAGACCCTATCGTTGGCGCTCTATGTGATGGCCGGTTTCCTGCGAACAAGTGCGCGCAGTGAGGAGGCCGCCTTGAAATATTTCCTGCTCGGCGCCTTTGCGGCAGGCTTTTTCCTCTATGGAACGGCGCTTATCTATGGCGGCTCGGCACAAGCGGCAGGTATGGGTGGCACTACATCGCTTTCTGAGATAGCCTTTCGACTACAGCACGGTGAACCGACCTTCCTGTTGATGGCCGGCATGGCGTTAGTGCTTATTGGTTTGGGCTTTAAAGCAGCCCTTGTGCCCTTTCATATGTGGACCCCCGATGTTTACGAGGGTGCTCCCACGTCGGCTTCGGCCTACATGGCCTGCACGGCGAAGGTCGCGGCCTTTGCAGCCCTGCTCCGTTTTCTATGGGTTATGGCGCCCGCCCATGCCTTTTGGATTGGAGCTGTGGAGATCATCGCGGTGCTGAGTATGTTTGTGGGGAATCTGTTGGCCATCACGCAAGAGAACGTTAAGCGAATGTTGGCCTACTCCTCCATCGCCCATGCGGGCTACTTGACCACCGCCTTAGCGGCCATTACCTCTACCTCGGCGCAAGGTGCTGCCTTCAGCGCAGCGCTGTTTTATCTTCTGGCCTATACCCTCATGACGATGGGCGCTTTCGGGGTGTTGGTCTATCTCTCTCGACGCGGGCACGACTGCCAAACCCTTACTGATCTGCGGGGCATTGTGCAGCGTGAGCCCATTGCGGCCTACCTGCTGGCCATTTTCATGCTATCGTTAGGCGGCATACCGCCAACCATGGGGTTTGTGGGCAAGTGGCTCCTCTTTGTGGCGACGCTGCAGGCGGGGTTGCCAGGCTTAGCCATCGCGCTTGCCTTGGCCAGTCTCATCGCAGCCTACTACTATCTACGGGTTATCTGGGCCGCTTGCTTTCAAGAGCCGCTCGAAGCAGCCCCAGCCTCTTCCGAGCCATTGCCGACTTGGGCAACCGCCTCGATCTGCATCTCTGCCGTCTTTACGCTACTGCTAGGTATCGTGCCGGTTTTCGTTAATACCTTAATGACAGCGGGGCGCTCTATGTTTCGCTAG